AATTcatcaataaaagaaaaattttTACACATCAAAACATGAACTTATTATGCAATTTTGTCTTCATgtagtacatttttttgtcaatttttgtcCAAATAATTACTAATAACGTACATAAATAGGACACGGGTGTTACAACGAACTGCAAAGTATCATCCATCAGGCCTCCATTAGACTTGCAGAATGTGCTGTTTCCCTGCAGATTGTCTTATCACCGCTTGGCATAGCAGGGCTCATGGGCGGAGTCAACTGTAGTCGGACTCTTAATatgatctaaaaaaaacattttgacttcAGTAAAACTGTGGAAAGAGAgtgttattatgaaatatttcataataattttgCTTAACAAGGTTGCACAAGTGCAGCAAGAGCCCGTCCTAAATGTGTTCCACAGCCAACTACGTTCTCCAAGCAAGGACAAGTAACCAAGTAAGGATCtggatttaaattttttttttttttttttttaaacataacatGTTTTACTGAGTGATGAATTATTTTCTTCTGTTTTAAGGTGTCCGGTAGATTATCATCTCATTTCCACGGCAACAGACCTCATGGCATACAGGACCCAGACATGGACATGGCCTGGCAGGAACTAATGGCCATATCTGAGCTGCAGGTACCATTTTTTATCAATCattatcatttcattcatttccatgATCCTATTATGCACTCTTTTAAAATCCTCTTTTAAAATCCAAGTGTTAATTTGGAACATAggatctattttctatgccgctaatcctcagttcagcagtggttttcatccCGGAATTCGTTTTTGCCGAGTATCTTAGTTCTTACGGTGGAGTCATAAACACCGATAGAGCTAAATTAatcttatgttatgttttaatttGTGGGGGCGGGTAATTGTGttcacttgtgttgtcattgattaatttttgaatgtgttttcatgATCTGACAACAACATTGGAGTTggacaaaaataccaaaaaaaaaaaaagaagtcaggaTGGGGACAAAAACCTTTTTAAACCAttgtacactcaaaaaataaatgtttagcctgaacaaaaaaaattcaaccattagtttttcttagttatgacaacttcatttgtaattgctttgaaccaacaaacaatattgcattgtacaaattagcttttcctcttcactcaaagcttattttaattaacgcttactgaataattgtttttaagttcgtaactcaaaaaaaatgtctacttgtctacttaattataataacaatgcacacagctttctACAAAGATTCCACTCACAACCaatatttcaaaacaatgaCACTTAATAAATGTAAATCTGATTGCATCTCATTGCATTTACATGATGATAAATAAAGAAATTACTTACCTTGATTCCTCTCTGAGCATCAGAAcaccatttgggggggggggggggtccagctGCACATgtgaatgaacaaaatatacatatattatgtttaaatattttttttttaatgtggtacTCAGGTAACAGTGCTGTAACTTACGTAGTtagcataagtgggtcaaaaatgacccggtcaggttgttttcttgaaatatcttcataatgaaaatttttttatcatttcatattccaggtattcctcaaaaaacatgtttttgatatcatgccattcacatttttaacttttatacattttaagaaatttttgttgttgtgttactaccccaaccttccataagtgggtcaaaaatgacccggtcaggttgttttcttgaaatatcttcgtaattaaattttttatcatttcatattccaggtattcctaaaaaaataaaatgtttttgctatcatatcaAATtgttaacttaccttttatacattttaagaatttttagtttttgtgttactaccccaaccttccataagtgggtcaaaaatgacccggtcacgttgttttcttgaaatatctttggaatgaaatttttttatcatttcatattccaggtattcctcaaaaaacacgtttttgctatcatatcaaatttttaacttaccttttgtacattttaagatttttttgtttttgtgttactaccccaaccttccataagtgggtcaaaaatgacccggtcaggttgttttcttgaaatatcttcgtaatgaaattttttatcatttcatattccaggtattcctaaaaaaattaaatgtttttgctatcatatcacatttttaacttaccttttatacattttaagaaatttttgttgttgtgttactaccccaaccttccataagtgggtcaaaaatgacccggtcaggttgttttcttgaaatatctttgtaatgaaatttttcatcatttcatattccaggtattcctcaaaaaacatgtttttgctatcataccattcacatttttaacttaccttttgtacattttaagatttttttgtttttgtgttactaccccaaccttccataagtgggtcaaaaatgacccggtcaggttgttttcttgaaatatctttgtaattaaattttttatcatttcatattccaggtattcctcaaaaaacatgtttttgctatcataccattcacatttttaacttaccttttgtacattttaagatttttttgtttttgtgttactaccccaaccttccataagtgggtcaaaaatgacccggtcaggttgttttcttgaaatatctttgtaattaaaattttttatcatttcatattccaggtattcctcaaaaacatgtttttgctatcataccattcacatttttaacttagcttttataaattttaagaaattttagtttttatgttactaccccaaccttccataagtgggtcaaaaatgacctgcatgcattttctatggaatccaataggaaccttttattcttatcaactcctaaatataatactaaatatcatacaagtgattattcctaacaaaaaatgtcaaaattgtcataaaaaggcattgattctagtatgggtgatttttgagccacttatggaagagtgtagggtccggtcactcgtgcatctaagggttaaaaacaAGCACAGTTACATATgtgaatgaacaaaatatttatttttttagacgGCTAAACTATCTCAGGGGAAGAATACAACATACATGTGGTAACAGTGCTATAGAAGCTGGCAGTCACATGGTTAAACAAGTTCAATTTGACTTATCTCAATGAAAGTCTACTGTGACTAAATTAAATCCATCACTTGAGTAGAAaaattagaaatatatttttactcaCCATGAAATGTTGCTTCAGTCTTTTGCGCCGTCTTGTAGGAGATGGAACTTAAAATAGAAAggttaattttaagaaaaattatgttactaacaataaaatttgagtttATTTAAATATGCTAAATTAAGCTCATGTAATAACcaatattatttgaacataacttaaaaaaaaaagttaaatcaattaattacatttttttacattgcattcatgCATTAAATCAAGTGTCAGAATTACTTTTAAgagtatgtatttatgtaaacaaacattcaatgtacagtatatgactaATTATGTTCATTGATTAAGACGAGTCATTAATCGGAATGCCTTGTTGTTGCAGGGGTTGGAGACATCTCCTGGTGAGAGCTCATATGAAGCAACACAATACCCGAGCACGGAGCCGATGGTTCCGTTAGCGGTATACGGGACACTCCACTCCGAGCTCGTTCCTTCCGGATACGAGAGCACGGTGCATACGTACGACGGAGGTTACACCGAGGAGGCCTGCCACCGCACACAGGATCTGTACGCCCAACCTGGACCTCAGCTCAACCAGAACTTGTCGCCCGTGTCGTCTCAACCTCATCACTTACTCGCAGAACGTATGAGTTTGTCTTGTATAAGTCAAGCGGACAAAAGGCCCAATGGTAGTCATAATCAAGCTCCGGGGGGGCGCCGCATGATGTGGACCAAAAAAAGTTCCAATGCTTATTCAGTTGATGATATGGAATCAGACTCCGGTTTGTCTCTAGGCTCCAGTCCGCCTTTAGCCTCGCCTGAAAATCCTACCGCTGTGGCACCGAGTTATATGTCCATTTCATGTTCAGATCAAGAAATCTCGGAAAGATCACATAACTACCCGACAGAGTACCAGAATCAACCCGACTCTTATTTACACACGGGAGAACAGTCGTCTTATTTCACCAATTCAAGTTCTATCCATTCTCAGACGGTGAAACCTCAGTCTTTAGTTGACTTTTACAGCTCTGCACCGCCCACTAGTGGCGGCTGGGAACACACGGTGCATGCAAAACCTCCTGGGAGTCTACAACCGCCACCAGCAAGCAGAGACGAGCGGCGAGCCATGGCGTTGAAGATCCCCTTCCCCGTAGATAAGATCATCAATCTGCCAGTTGACGACTTCAACGAATTAGTCACGCAGTGCACCCTGACCGACGCCCAACTCGTACTCATTAAGGACATCAGGCGACGGGGCAAGAATAAAGTGGCAGCGCAAAACTGCAGAAAGCGGAAACTGGACAGTATAAATCACCTGGAACGAGAGCTGGGTCAGCTGCAGGTCCAGAGGGAGAGTCTGGTCCAGGAGAGGTTGGAGTTCCAGCACAGCTTGGCTTACATTAAGCACCACCTGACAGACCTGTACGCCCAAGTGTTCGCTCACCTGAGGGATGAGACTGGACAACCGTATTCAGTAGATGAGTACTACTTACAGCAGACGCAGGACGGTAAAATATATTTGGTGCCGCAAAAAGTGCAGAAGAGAGAACAATGCTGAAATATGTACATTAGATATGTGAAAATATTGTgccgacttttttttatttttttgattttttttgtgccgacttttttttattttttgatttttttgtgccgacttttattttttgattttttttgtgccgaCTTTTTTTGATTTGTgccgacttttttttatttttttatttttttgtgccgacttttttttatttttttattttttgtgccgacttttttttatttttttgtgccgacttttttttatttttttgattttttttgtgccgacttttttttatttttttgattttttttgtgccgactttttttatttttttatttttttttgtgccgacttttttttattttttgattttttttttgtgccgacttttagttttggattttttttgtgccgaccttttttttttattttttttgtgccgaCCTTTGAAATAGACCAAAGTCCTTAAGTCCTAAATCTGgagattttgtattgtattttttatacaaaaacaacattgcaagtttcattaaaaaaataaaattttattaaaaagttcacacaaaaaacaaacgtcATGAGCGTATAATTTTGacgagataggacagctctcgtctGACCTGGATGAATATCTTCAGCACCAATTCATCCTTCTGAggattctacaaaaaaaaaaaaaaaagtatttgtgtCATCATAATAGTACCGACACTTCATTTCTTGTTTAGATCAgcgattttcaaccactgtgccacggcacactagtgtaccatttattaataatcatttgcaaatattatgtcaatattgaacagggatggaatattcctttaaccaatccgattgaggtatcttgtaccaaACGGAAATTtatcagggtgccttcttcttctgtttattggcggttggcaagcagctttcgtatgcattagcgccatctgtggaacggaatctaaacccttctatactaaatatatatctatataaaacatgtcccgggtttaattataaaatattagcaagattgaatttgatcttttcctgtttaaatttatcctggGTACGTTCTTTCATAAATTTCTAGAccggacagacgaaaaactggcaatacggagttattccaacaagtgaaggAATAACTCGGGAAAGTcaatatcacgtgatgttgatgtttacgttttactgggcatgccctattgactattctggttgattttcacggcgcatgtagacaagagattggaatattcctttctatggataccattgtttttcctgaaaggtgattgggaaagagaaaaagtggggatgtaaaaacgtggctactgtggagtgtctgtggtgtatattggtccgtgtggcaacacctagcttgttcccacgatagacttattgatgcacgtgtgagggcgtggggacattttggaacatttttaagttagtggtgtgccacaagatttttacaatgtaaaaaaaaacgtgccgttgctaaaaaaaaaaaaaggttgaaaatcactggtctagatttgtgtgtgtta
This window of the Doryrhamphus excisus isolate RoL2022-K1 chromosome 10, RoL_Dexc_1.0, whole genome shotgun sequence genome carries:
- the LOC131137631 gene encoding transcription factor NF-E2 45 kDa subunit-like encodes the protein MCSTANYVLQARTSNQVSGRLSSHFHGNRPHGIQDPDMDMAWQELMAISELQGLETSPGESSYEATQYPSTEPMVPLAVYGTLHSELVPSGYESTVHTYDGGYTEEACHRTQDLYAQPGPQLNQNLSPVSSQPHHLLAERMSLSCISQADKRPNGSHNQAPGGRRMMWTKKSSNAYSVDDMESDSGLSLGSSPPLASPENPTAVAPSYMSISCSDQEISERSHNYPTEYQNQPDSYLHTGEQSSYFTNSSSIHSQTVKPQSLVDFYSSAPPTSGGWEHTVHAKPPGSLQPPPASRDERRAMALKIPFPVDKIINLPVDDFNELVTQCTLTDAQLVLIKDIRRRGKNKVAAQNCRKRKLDSINHLERELGQLQVQRESLVQERLEFQHSLAYIKHHLTDLYAQVFAHLRDETGQPYSVDEYYLQQTQDGKIYLVPQKVQKREQC